One genomic segment of Nocardia spumae includes these proteins:
- a CDS encoding molybdopterin-dependent oxidoreductase has protein sequence MAGTGLRAACGVVSAGVALGVAELVSVPVGAGSAPLAALGSAVVDHTPDTVREWAIDTFGTNDKLVLSLLMGIVALAVAALAGTVERIGRPIGSAVFAIFGIVAAWAAVTRPAADRTWMLPSIVGVALAIVALRWLIRRGERPAADAVAAPAEPVVAQMDRRQLVRAIASVGVVAVAAGVVGRVLGATVHSVSAERAQIRLPPPNTPAPPPDPAADLRIPGLTPYLTANDDFYRIDTALVVPQVSTETWSLRIHGMVDREIRLDYRDLTHRQAVERTVTLTCVSNPVGGDLIGNARWLGYRLDELLAEAGPHPDADMVLSRSVDGFTAGSPLAALTDGRDALLAVGMNGEPLPVEHGYPVRLVVPGLYGYVSATKWVTELEVTRFDRAQAYWTRRGWSARGPIKTGTRIDTPRGGAVRAGVVTIAGVAWAQHRGIRAVEVQIDDGPWQFARLAAEPSIDTWRQWSFDWDATAGTHTLRARSTDGTGAVQTAEYADVVPDGASGYPSKTVRVG, from the coding sequence ATGGCCGGAACGGGACTGCGGGCGGCCTGCGGGGTCGTATCCGCGGGTGTGGCACTGGGTGTCGCGGAGTTGGTGTCGGTGCCGGTGGGAGCGGGCAGCGCGCCCTTGGCCGCCCTGGGATCGGCGGTGGTCGACCACACCCCCGACACCGTGCGGGAATGGGCGATCGACACCTTCGGGACCAACGACAAACTCGTTCTCTCCCTGCTGATGGGAATCGTGGCGCTCGCTGTCGCGGCGCTCGCCGGCACGGTCGAGCGCATCGGCCGTCCGATCGGATCGGCCGTCTTCGCGATCTTCGGGATCGTCGCCGCCTGGGCGGCCGTGACCCGTCCTGCCGCCGACCGGACCTGGATGCTGCCGTCGATCGTCGGGGTCGCGCTCGCGATCGTGGCGCTGCGGTGGTTGATCCGCCGAGGCGAACGGCCGGCTGCCGACGCGGTCGCGGCACCGGCGGAACCCGTTGTCGCGCAGATGGATCGGCGACAGCTGGTGCGCGCGATCGCGAGTGTCGGCGTGGTCGCGGTGGCCGCCGGAGTCGTCGGCCGGGTACTGGGCGCGACGGTGCACAGTGTGTCGGCCGAGCGGGCCCAGATCCGGCTGCCGCCGCCGAATACCCCCGCGCCACCGCCCGATCCGGCCGCGGACCTCCGGATACCGGGACTTACGCCGTATCTCACCGCGAACGACGACTTCTACCGCATCGATACGGCGCTGGTGGTGCCGCAGGTCAGTACCGAAACCTGGTCGCTGCGTATCCACGGCATGGTCGACCGCGAAATCCGGCTGGACTACCGCGATCTCACCCATCGGCAAGCGGTGGAGCGAACGGTGACACTGACCTGTGTGTCGAATCCGGTCGGCGGCGATCTGATCGGTAATGCCCGCTGGCTCGGATATCGGCTCGACGAGCTGCTCGCCGAGGCCGGTCCGCACCCCGATGCCGATATGGTGCTGTCCCGCAGCGTCGACGGGTTCACCGCGGGAAGCCCGCTGGCGGCACTGACCGACGGCCGCGACGCCCTGCTGGCTGTGGGCATGAACGGCGAACCGCTACCGGTCGAACACGGATATCCGGTGCGGCTGGTGGTGCCCGGGCTGTACGGCTACGTATCGGCCACCAAATGGGTCACCGAACTCGAGGTCACGAGATTCGATCGCGCACAGGCATATTGGACCCGGCGCGGCTGGTCCGCCCGCGGTCCGATCAAAACCGGCACCCGCATCGATACGCCGCGGGGCGGGGCGGTGCGGGCGGGGGTGGTGACGATCGCGGGCGTGGCCTGGGCCCAGCATCGCGGCATCCGGGCGGTGGAAGTGCAGATCGACGACGGCCCCTGGCAATTCGCGCGCCTGGCCGCCGAACCCTCGATCGACACCTGGCGGCAGTGGAGTTTCGACTGGGATGCCACCGCCGGCACCCACACCCTCCGCGCCCGCTCGACCGACGGCACCGGCGCGGTGCAGACCGCCGAATACGCCGACGTCGTACCCGACGGCGCCAGTGGATATCCGTCCAAGACCGTGCGGGTCGGATAG
- a CDS encoding winged helix-turn-helix transcriptional regulator yields MTFEARLRDRDDWSIGDHCSAGRVLDLLSTRTVFLVVRECFYGTTRFEDFVVRVGTSAPAVSRALKQLEAAGIVERMPYREPGRRAREEYGLTAAGEDLLPVFLALMQWGDRYLQDGAPPLAFVERDSGAEIGVQVVRDPGPHAKSGDIEIRLNRR; encoded by the coding sequence ATGACGTTCGAGGCGCGGCTGCGCGACCGCGATGACTGGTCGATCGGTGACCACTGCTCGGCCGGGCGGGTGCTGGATTTGCTGAGTACGCGGACCGTCTTTCTGGTGGTCCGTGAATGCTTCTACGGCACAACCAGATTCGAGGACTTCGTGGTGCGGGTGGGAACGTCGGCCCCCGCGGTGTCGCGCGCGCTCAAACAACTCGAGGCGGCGGGGATCGTCGAGCGCATGCCCTATCGGGAACCGGGGCGCCGCGCGCGTGAGGAATACGGGTTGACCGCGGCCGGTGAGGATCTGCTGCCCGTCTTCCTGGCCCTGATGCAGTGGGGTGACAGGTACCTGCAGGACGGGGCGCCGCCGCTGGCGTTCGTGGAGCGGGATTCGGGCGCCGAGATCGGAGTGCAGGTGGTGCGGGATCCGGGACCGCACGCGAAGTCGGGCGATATCGAGATCCGGCTCAATCGGCGATGA
- a CDS encoding DHA2 family efflux MFS transporter permease subunit, with amino-acid sequence MTTQRNPWLALSALVVGFFMILLDMTIVAVANPAILSDLHTDMNKVIWVTSAYLLTYAVPLLVTGRLGDRFGPKNVYLAGLAVFTLASLWCATSGSVEMLIAARAVQGLGAALMTPQTMAVITRTFPPDKRGAAMGLWGGVAGLATLVGPILGGVLVDWQGWNWIFYINVPVGIVAFVLAVWLVPSLETHQHKFDIVGVVLSGVGMFLLVFGIQEGNTRDWDAWIWTMIVAGLVVLALFVVNQARNKNEPLVPLSLFRDRNFSMSSIAIAAMGAAVTSLMVPAYFYLEAVREYTPTRAALVFAPMAIVTGLTAPIIGKISDRMHPRVLPTIGFAGFALTVFGFAALMKPDSSIVVFLIVAGIAGLSNSCIWAPLASTATRNLPIHQAGAGAGVYNTTRQVGSVLGSAAISALISARMSAQGLGGGQFGEGGGAGTGHIPVPILDKFSTALGQAMILPGAILLIGVVASALFIANGSAKPQAAPDSEPEKAGIAG; translated from the coding sequence ATGACAACCCAACGCAATCCGTGGCTGGCGCTCTCCGCGCTGGTCGTCGGGTTCTTCATGATCCTGCTGGATATGACCATCGTCGCGGTGGCCAATCCGGCGATCCTGTCGGACCTGCACACCGATATGAACAAAGTCATCTGGGTGACCAGCGCCTATCTGCTCACCTACGCGGTGCCGCTGCTGGTCACGGGACGCCTCGGCGACCGCTTCGGCCCGAAGAACGTGTACCTGGCCGGGCTGGCGGTGTTCACCCTGGCCTCGCTGTGGTGTGCCACGTCGGGCTCGGTCGAGATGCTCATCGCCGCGCGCGCCGTACAGGGCCTCGGCGCCGCGTTGATGACGCCGCAGACCATGGCGGTCATCACCCGCACCTTCCCGCCGGACAAGCGCGGTGCGGCCATGGGCCTGTGGGGCGGTGTCGCCGGCCTGGCGACCCTGGTCGGCCCGATCCTCGGCGGTGTGCTGGTCGACTGGCAGGGCTGGAACTGGATCTTCTACATCAACGTCCCCGTCGGCATCGTGGCCTTCGTCCTGGCGGTCTGGCTGGTGCCGAGCCTGGAGACCCACCAGCACAAGTTCGACATCGTCGGCGTCGTGCTCAGCGGTGTCGGCATGTTCCTGCTGGTGTTCGGCATCCAGGAAGGCAATACCCGGGACTGGGACGCCTGGATCTGGACGATGATCGTGGCCGGTCTCGTGGTGCTGGCCCTGTTCGTGGTCAACCAGGCACGCAACAAGAACGAGCCGCTGGTGCCGCTGAGCCTGTTCCGCGACCGCAACTTCTCGATGTCGAGTATCGCGATCGCCGCGATGGGTGCCGCGGTCACCTCGCTGATGGTTCCCGCCTACTTCTACCTGGAAGCCGTGCGGGAGTACACGCCGACGCGGGCCGCGCTGGTCTTCGCGCCGATGGCCATCGTCACCGGTCTGACCGCGCCGATCATCGGCAAGATCTCCGATCGGATGCATCCGCGGGTGTTGCCCACCATCGGTTTCGCGGGCTTCGCGTTGACCGTGTTCGGGTTCGCGGCATTGATGAAGCCGGACAGCTCGATCGTGGTGTTCCTGATCGTCGCCGGTATCGCCGGTCTGTCGAACTCGTGCATCTGGGCGCCGCTGGCTTCCACCGCCACCCGTAACCTGCCGATCCATCAGGCCGGCGCGGGCGCCGGTGTCTACAACACCACCCGGCAGGTCGGCTCGGTGCTGGGCAGCGCCGCGATCAGCGCGCTGATCTCGGCTCGCATGTCGGCGCAGGGCCTGGGCGGCGGCCAGTTCGGTGAGGGCGGTGGCGCGGGTACCGGCCACATCCCGGTGCCGATCCTGGACAAGTTCAGCACGGCCCTGGGGCAGGCGATGATCCTGCCGGGCGCCATCCTGCTGATCGGCGTCGTGGCCTCGGCGTTGTTCATCGCCAACGGATCCGCGAAGCCGCAGGCCGCACCGGATTCCGAACCGGAGAAGGCCGGAATCGCCGGCTGA
- a CDS encoding FAD-dependent monooxygenase has product MRADPNTRRAVVVGAGIGGLAAAVALSRRGWAVEILERSAAIGESGSGLTLWCNGLRALDSIGLGAEVRARAMPETDAGIRNPRGRWLIRTDTAELTRRYGEVVMIPRSDLFDILRGAVAGLGIRTSIAVTGIEADGDRITVRHGAGASHSDLVVGADGIHSVVREWVCPQAAPPRYTGLTAWRMITARPVPALREGGQSWGNGQQAGVIPLPDGRVYVFGAAAAPAGQRSPGNELGELRRRFGHWHEPIPALLDAVGEDDVLRHDIYHLPPLRTFARGRAAVLGDAAHAMTPNMGQGANQAIEDAVTLAALLDRTGEIGAALVEYDRIRRPRTRRIAQRSRRIGRIAQLSSVPALGRDAALLVTPGSVLLRGLGPALSWQPPR; this is encoded by the coding sequence ATGAGGGCCGACCCGAACACCCGGCGGGCCGTGGTCGTGGGCGCCGGTATCGGCGGGCTCGCGGCGGCCGTCGCGCTGAGCCGCCGGGGGTGGGCTGTCGAGATCCTGGAGCGGTCGGCCGCGATCGGCGAATCGGGATCGGGACTGACCCTGTGGTGCAACGGCTTACGAGCCCTGGACAGCATCGGTCTCGGGGCCGAGGTACGGGCCCGGGCGATGCCCGAGACCGATGCCGGTATTCGTAACCCGCGGGGCCGGTGGCTGATTCGGACCGACACCGCCGAATTGACCCGGCGCTACGGCGAAGTGGTCATGATCCCGCGGTCCGATCTGTTCGACATCCTGCGCGGCGCGGTCGCCGGACTCGGCATTCGCACGAGTATCGCGGTGACCGGGATCGAGGCCGACGGCGACCGGATCACGGTCCGGCACGGCGCCGGTGCGTCCCATAGCGATCTCGTCGTTGGTGCGGACGGGATCCACAGTGTGGTCCGGGAATGGGTCTGCCCCCAGGCGGCGCCACCGCGATATACGGGACTGACCGCGTGGCGGATGATCACCGCCCGGCCGGTCCCGGCACTGCGTGAGGGCGGACAGAGCTGGGGGAATGGGCAACAGGCCGGTGTCATCCCGCTGCCCGACGGTCGGGTGTACGTCTTCGGCGCCGCCGCCGCGCCCGCCGGGCAACGCAGCCCGGGGAACGAACTCGGCGAGCTGCGCCGCCGATTCGGCCACTGGCACGAGCCGATTCCGGCGCTGCTGGACGCGGTCGGCGAGGACGACGTCCTGCGCCACGACATCTACCACCTGCCGCCGCTACGCACGTTCGCCCGCGGCCGCGCGGCCGTGCTCGGAGATGCCGCCCATGCGATGACCCCGAATATGGGACAGGGTGCGAATCAGGCGATCGAAGATGCCGTCACCCTGGCCGCCCTGCTCGACCGCACCGGCGAAATCGGCGCCGCCCTGGTCGAATACGACCGGATCCGCCGGCCCCGGACCCGGCGGATCGCACAGCGTTCGCGCCGCATCGGCCGGATCGCGCAACTGTCCTCGGTTCCGGCCCTGGGCCGGGACGCGGCGCTGTTGGTGACACCGGGCAGTGTGCTGTTGCGTGGGCTGGGCCCGGCGCTGTCCTGGCAGCCGCCGCGGTGA
- a CDS encoding multifunctional oxoglutarate decarboxylase/oxoglutarate dehydrogenase thiamine pyrophosphate-binding subunit/dihydrolipoyllysine-residue succinyltransferase subunit, translating to MRRTPAVSSSTSQFGQNQWLVDEMYQKYKQDPSSVDESWHEFLADYTPESPGEIVNSTPAASAPTAAPSAPAPSNSVTKAAPVAPAQPAPAPPAPQAPAAQVPAAPKATAAVSAAAAPPQARASKPQASTTPAPTSNATPAKSAPAEPAADESKVLRGPAAAIVKNMSSSLTIPTATSVRAIPAKLMIDNRLVINNHLARTRGGKISFTHLLGYAIVQAVKAFPNMNRHFAEVDGKPNSVTPAHTNLGLAIDLPGKDGNRTLVVAAIKNTESMSFAQFHSAYEDIVRRARDGKLGADDFSGVTISLTNPGTIGTNHSVPRLMPGQGAIIGAGAMEYPAEFQGMSDQQLAEIGIGKLMTLTSTYDHRIIQGAESGDFLRTIHNLLISDEFFDEIFHGMGVPYEPVRWRKDIKERGVDKSVRVQELIAAYRSRGHLMADTDPLRLVKDKFRSHPDLDVTQHGLTLWDLDREFNVAGFHGQERMKLRDVLSVLRDAYCRHVGVEYTHILETEQLQWIQDRVEQKHEKPTVAQQKYILSRLNAAEAFETFLQTKYVGQKRFSLEGAESTIPMMDAVIDQCAEHALDEVVIGMPHRGRLNVLANIVGKPYSQIFTEFEGNMNPAATHGSGDVKYHLGAHGTYIQMFGDNDIEVSLTANPSHLEAVDPVLEGLVRAKQDLLTKEDLVTRGEEARTFSVVPLMLHGDAAFAGQGVVAETLNMSGLRGYRVGGTVHIVVNNQIGFTTAPENSRSTEYSTDIAKSIGAPIFHVNGDDPEACTWVARLATDFREKFHKDVVIDLICYRRRGHNEGDDPSMTQPYMYDVIDTKRSVRKSYTEALIGRGDISMKEAEDALRDYQGQLERVFNEVRELEKYPPEPSESVEEEQTVPGTVVTAVDKSVLQRIGDAFLGVPDGFNVHPRVKPVLERRREMAYEGKVDWAFAELLAFGTLIDEGKAVRLTGQDSRRGTFTQRHSVIIDRKSGAEYTPLHNIGSENPGWFAVHDSALSEFAAVGFEYGYSLGNPDALVLWEAQFGDFVNGAQSIIDEFISSGEAKWQQLSEVVLLLPHGHEGQGPDHTSGRIERFLQLCAEGSMAVAVPSTPSNYFHLLRRHALDGIRRPLIVFTPKSMLRNKAVVSNIEDFTDAKFRSVLEEPTYESGDGDRTKVKRILLTSGKLYYELVAEKAKKNRDDVAIIRIEQLYPIPSYRLNEKLATYPNATDLAWVQEEPANQGAWPFFGLNLPEILPDRFNKLRRISRRAMSAPSSGSSKVHAVEQQEIVDLAFAPTD from the coding sequence ATGAGGCGAACACCTGCTGTGAGCAGCTCAACATCCCAGTTCGGACAGAACCAGTGGCTCGTCGACGAGATGTACCAGAAGTACAAGCAAGATCCGTCGTCGGTCGATGAGAGCTGGCATGAGTTCCTCGCCGACTACACACCGGAATCGCCGGGTGAGATTGTTAACAGCACGCCCGCCGCCTCCGCACCCACCGCGGCGCCCTCGGCGCCGGCTCCCTCCAACTCGGTCACGAAGGCGGCCCCGGTCGCACCGGCCCAGCCCGCGCCGGCGCCGCCCGCCCCCCAGGCCCCCGCCGCTCAGGTTCCGGCCGCCCCGAAGGCGACCGCCGCTGTCTCCGCGGCCGCGGCCCCGCCGCAGGCGCGTGCCAGCAAGCCACAGGCCAGCACCACCCCGGCGCCGACCTCCAACGCCACCCCCGCCAAGAGCGCTCCGGCGGAACCGGCCGCCGACGAGTCCAAGGTGCTGCGCGGACCGGCCGCGGCGATCGTCAAGAACATGTCGTCGTCGCTGACCATCCCGACCGCGACCAGCGTGCGTGCCATTCCGGCGAAGCTGATGATCGACAACCGTCTGGTCATCAACAATCACCTGGCTCGCACCCGGGGCGGCAAGATCTCCTTCACCCACCTGCTGGGTTATGCGATCGTGCAGGCGGTCAAGGCGTTCCCGAACATGAACCGCCACTTCGCCGAGGTCGACGGCAAGCCGAACTCGGTCACCCCGGCGCACACCAATCTCGGCCTGGCGATCGACCTTCCGGGCAAGGACGGCAACCGCACGCTGGTCGTCGCGGCCATCAAGAACACCGAGTCGATGTCGTTCGCGCAGTTCCACAGCGCCTACGAGGACATCGTGCGGCGAGCCCGCGACGGCAAGCTCGGCGCCGACGACTTCTCCGGCGTCACCATCTCGCTGACCAACCCCGGCACCATCGGCACCAACCACTCGGTGCCCCGGCTGATGCCCGGTCAGGGCGCGATCATCGGTGCGGGCGCCATGGAGTACCCGGCCGAGTTCCAGGGGATGAGCGATCAGCAGCTCGCCGAGATCGGTATCGGCAAGCTGATGACACTGACCTCCACCTACGACCACCGCATCATCCAGGGTGCGGAGTCCGGTGACTTCCTGCGCACGATCCACAACCTGCTGATCTCCGACGAGTTCTTCGACGAGATCTTCCACGGCATGGGCGTGCCCTACGAGCCGGTCCGCTGGCGCAAGGACATCAAGGAACGCGGCGTCGACAAGAGCGTGCGCGTGCAGGAGCTGATCGCGGCGTATCGCAGTCGCGGCCACCTGATGGCCGATACCGATCCGCTGCGGCTGGTCAAGGACAAGTTCCGCAGCCACCCCGACCTCGATGTCACCCAGCACGGCCTGACCCTGTGGGATCTGGACCGCGAGTTCAACGTCGCGGGCTTCCACGGCCAGGAGCGGATGAAGCTGCGCGACGTGCTGTCGGTGCTGCGCGACGCGTATTGCCGCCACGTCGGTGTGGAGTACACCCACATCCTGGAAACCGAACAGCTGCAGTGGATTCAGGACCGGGTCGAGCAGAAGCACGAGAAGCCGACCGTCGCCCAGCAGAAGTACATCCTGTCGCGGCTGAACGCGGCCGAGGCGTTCGAGACCTTCCTGCAGACCAAGTACGTCGGCCAGAAGCGGTTCTCGCTCGAGGGCGCCGAGTCGACCATCCCGATGATGGACGCCGTCATCGACCAGTGCGCCGAGCACGCGCTCGACGAGGTCGTCATCGGTATGCCGCACCGCGGTCGCCTCAACGTGCTGGCCAATATCGTCGGCAAGCCCTACTCGCAGATCTTCACCGAGTTCGAGGGCAACATGAACCCGGCCGCCACCCACGGCTCGGGCGATGTGAAGTACCACCTCGGCGCGCACGGCACCTACATCCAGATGTTCGGCGACAACGACATCGAGGTCTCGCTGACGGCCAACCCGTCGCACCTCGAGGCCGTCGACCCGGTGCTGGAGGGTCTGGTCCGCGCCAAGCAGGACCTGCTCACCAAGGAAGATCTGGTCACCCGGGGCGAGGAGGCACGCACCTTCTCGGTCGTGCCGCTGATGCTGCACGGTGACGCCGCGTTCGCCGGTCAGGGTGTGGTGGCCGAGACACTGAACATGTCCGGCCTGCGCGGCTACCGCGTCGGCGGCACGGTGCACATCGTGGTGAACAACCAGATCGGTTTCACCACCGCGCCGGAGAACAGCCGCTCCACCGAGTACTCCACCGATATCGCCAAGTCGATCGGCGCGCCGATCTTCCACGTCAACGGCGATGATCCGGAGGCCTGCACCTGGGTGGCGCGCTTGGCTACCGACTTCCGCGAGAAGTTCCACAAGGACGTGGTCATCGACCTCATCTGCTACCGGCGTCGCGGCCACAACGAGGGCGACGACCCGTCGATGACCCAGCCGTACATGTACGACGTCATCGACACCAAGCGCAGCGTCCGCAAGTCCTACACCGAGGCTCTGATCGGCCGTGGCGACATCTCGATGAAAGAGGCCGAGGACGCCCTGCGTGACTACCAGGGTCAGCTGGAGCGGGTGTTCAACGAGGTTCGCGAGCTGGAGAAGTATCCGCCGGAGCCGAGCGAATCGGTCGAGGAGGAGCAGACCGTTCCGGGCACCGTCGTGACCGCGGTCGACAAGTCCGTCCTGCAGCGCATCGGCGACGCCTTCCTCGGCGTGCCGGACGGCTTCAATGTGCACCCACGCGTGAAGCCGGTGCTCGAACGTCGCCGGGAAATGGCCTACGAGGGCAAGGTCGACTGGGCCTTCGCGGAGCTGCTGGCCTTCGGCACCCTGATCGACGAGGGTAAGGCGGTCCGGTTGACCGGCCAGGACTCCCGTCGCGGCACGTTCACCCAGCGGCATTCGGTGATCATCGACCGCAAGTCCGGTGCCGAGTACACCCCGCTGCACAACATCGGCAGCGAGAACCCGGGCTGGTTCGCGGTCCACGACTCGGCGCTGAGCGAGTTCGCCGCGGTCGGCTTCGAATACGGCTACTCCCTGGGCAATCCGGATGCGCTGGTGCTGTGGGAGGCCCAGTTCGGTGACTTCGTCAACGGCGCGCAGTCGATCATCGACGAGTTCATCTCCTCGGGTGAGGCCAAGTGGCAGCAGCTCTCGGAGGTCGTGTTGCTGTTGCCGCACGGTCACGAGGGTCAGGGTCCCGACCACACCTCCGGCCGCATCGAGCGGTTCCTGCAGCTGTGCGCCGAGGGTTCGATGGCGGTGGCGGTTCCCTCCACTCCGTCGAACTACTTCCACCTGCTGCGCCGTCACGCCCTCGACGGCATCCGCCGACCGCTGATCGTCTTCACCCCGAAGTCGATGCTGCGCAACAAGGCCGTCGTCTCCAATATCGAGGACTTCACCGACGCCAAGTTCCGGTCGGTGCTCGAGGAGCCGACCTACGAGAGCGGCGACGGTGACCGCACCAAGGTCAAGCGGATCCTGCTGACCAGCGGCAAGCTCTACTACGAGCTGGTCGCGGAGAAGGCGAAGAAGAACCGCGACGATGTGGCGATCATCCGCATCGAGCAGCTCTACCCGATCCCGTCCTACCGGCTCAACGAGAAGCTGGCCACCTACCCCAACGCCACCGATCTGGCGTGGGTGCAGGAGGAGCCGGCCAACCAGGGCGCCTGGCCGTTCTTCGGCCTGAACCTGCCGGAGATCCTGCCGGACCGGTTCAACAAGCTGCGCCGCATCTCGCGTCGCGCCATGTCGGCCCCGTCCTCGGGTTCGTCGAAGGTGCACGCGGTCGAGCAGCAGGAGATCGTCGACTTGGCCTTCGCTCCGACCGACTAG
- a CDS encoding PadR family transcriptional regulator, translating to MSKQPGATLTPMAIAVLALLQEEPMHPYEMYQLMLKRREDNLVKIRPGSLYHTVTRLAEQGMVHAEGTERAGNRPERTTYRITEAGTAALRTRISDIIRRPIREYPIFPVALAESHNLPAGETIDLLTERIGWLDNDIVELEAIRTWATTHSVPRRYWMVIDYLRSQTAVEAHWLRGLVEEIRDGSLPWEEFDEHGTRCPSKSGDMGHDWGAALTDDMLAELRKGGATTAEP from the coding sequence ATGTCCAAGCAGCCGGGTGCCACGTTGACGCCGATGGCGATCGCGGTGCTCGCGCTGTTACAGGAGGAACCGATGCATCCGTACGAGATGTATCAGCTGATGCTCAAACGCCGGGAAGACAATCTCGTCAAGATCCGGCCCGGCTCGCTCTACCACACGGTAACCCGGCTGGCCGAACAAGGAATGGTGCACGCCGAGGGCACCGAACGCGCGGGCAACCGGCCCGAGCGCACCACATACCGCATCACCGAGGCGGGTACCGCAGCGTTGCGCACCCGCATCTCCGACATCATTCGCCGACCGATCCGCGAGTACCCGATCTTTCCCGTCGCCCTGGCCGAGTCCCACAATCTGCCCGCCGGCGAGACCATCGATCTGCTCACCGAACGCATCGGCTGGCTCGACAACGACATCGTCGAACTCGAAGCCATTCGCACGTGGGCGACCACCCATTCGGTACCGCGGCGGTACTGGATGGTCATCGACTATCTCCGCAGCCAGACCGCCGTCGAAGCGCACTGGCTCCGCGGCCTCGTCGAGGAAATTCGCGACGGTTCACTGCCGTGGGAGGAATTCGACGAGCACGGAACCCGTTGCCCCAGCAAGAGCGGTGACATGGGCCACGACTGGGGTGCGGCCCTCACCGACGACATGCTCGCCGAGCTGCGGAAAGGTGGTGCGACCACTGCCGAACCCTGA
- a CDS encoding S1C family serine protease — MTEQDVMSVYPNQGNRPYPPGPYEPPSGAYGPQSSPPGAARAPRHGLTFGLIAALVAVIALTIGLVGARIDGHGPVSGTPLGHGRVPAVEQVDSQATALEQAANAVVPGIVVVNTELGMQNGAGAGTGIVLGSDGTILTNNHVVEGATDISVTALGDGRTYQGTVAGFDRQDDLALVKLRGASGLQTAPLGDSDQVAVGDAVVGVGNAGGTGSPTAAGGRVTGLNRSITASDDSAGTSEQLTGLIQVAANIQPGDSGGPLINSSGKVIGVDTAASQGFRLGTGGGQGFAIPINKAVSIAKQIQAGSASDRVHIGDSAFLGITMSDANGSGALVRDVVGGGPAEAAGLAAGDVITGLDGHSIDSATALTGTMDQHHPGDTVTLTWTDGSGQHESARTGLTQGPVG, encoded by the coding sequence GTGACCGAACAGGACGTGATGAGTGTGTATCCGAATCAGGGCAACCGGCCGTATCCGCCCGGACCGTACGAACCACCGTCGGGGGCGTACGGTCCGCAGTCGTCTCCGCCGGGCGCCGCCCGCGCACCACGCCACGGTCTGACCTTCGGGTTGATCGCGGCGCTGGTCGCGGTGATCGCGCTGACCATCGGGCTGGTCGGTGCCCGCATCGACGGCCACGGTCCCGTCTCGGGGACACCCCTCGGTCACGGTCGAGTGCCGGCGGTGGAGCAGGTCGATTCCCAGGCCACGGCGCTGGAGCAGGCCGCGAACGCGGTCGTCCCCGGCATCGTGGTGGTGAATACCGAACTCGGGATGCAGAACGGAGCCGGCGCCGGAACGGGCATCGTGCTCGGTTCCGACGGCACGATCCTGACCAACAATCACGTGGTGGAGGGCGCGACCGACATCTCGGTCACCGCGCTGGGCGATGGCCGCACCTATCAGGGCACCGTCGCCGGATTCGATCGGCAGGACGATCTGGCGCTGGTGAAACTGCGGGGCGCATCGGGTCTGCAGACCGCGCCCCTCGGCGATTCGGACCAGGTCGCGGTCGGCGACGCCGTCGTCGGCGTGGGTAACGCGGGCGGTACCGGCTCCCCGACCGCGGCCGGCGGGCGCGTCACGGGACTGAACCGATCGATCACCGCCAGTGACGACTCCGCCGGCACCTCGGAACAACTGACCGGCCTGATCCAGGTCGCCGCGAATATCCAGCCCGGCGATTCCGGCGGTCCGCTGATCAACAGTTCCGGCAAGGTGATCGGCGTCGATACCGCTGCGTCCCAAGGCTTCCGGCTCGGCACCGGCGGCGGTCAGGGCTTCGCGATCCCGATCAACAAGGCGGTGTCGATCGCCAAGCAGATTCAGGCCGGTTCCGCCTCGGATCGCGTGCACATCGGCGATTCGGCCTTCCTGGGTATCACGATGAGCGATGCCAACGGTTCCGGTGCGCTGGTCCGCGATGTGGTCGGCGGCGGCCCCGCCGAGGCGGCCGGGCTGGCCGCGGGCGATGTCATCACCGGCCTCGACGGCCACAGCATCGACTCGGCGACCGCCCTCACCGGCACCATGGATCAGCACCACCCGGGCGATACCGTCACGCTCACCTGGACCGACGGTTCGGGACAGCACGAGTCGGCCCGCACCGGACTGACCCAGGGCCCGGTCGGCTGA